DNA from Desulfobacteraceae bacterium:
GATGCTGTAGGTCAGTTGAATCGGTTTGGCTTCCACTTCCGGCAGGACTGCCAGGGTGAACAGGACGGCCAAGGCTGTCAGAACGCATAGAAACGGGCGTTGCATCTTCATGTTTTTCCTCCATGACCTTTTGGGGTTAGGGACTGCTGCGCCGTGGGCCGGGGAAGCGGACCGCGGCGGGTGTCATTGCGGGCGGGGTGGGCCGCGTCGGGGTGGCCTTTTAAATACGTTGGGGGCGGCTCGGGTGCCCGCGTATTGGGCGAAAGGCAGACCATCAACCGTGGTGGGGTGAAACGAGGTAGTAATGTGGGCAGGTGGGATGGCTCATCTTTTTTTCTGTCGCCGGCGATTTGAAGCCCACTAATGCCCGTTCGGCCGGGGTGTGTCAAGAAAATAATTTCAGTCGGCGAACGGCTGCCCGCTTGCGTGCCTGTCGGCTTGACATCGGGGCGTCGTTGGACTACACACAGAAAGATTTTACGACGGCCCACGGGCCACCCTGCGCCATTGCATCTTTTGCTCATTCCAAAAACGAATTGCAACAGAAAGGAGAGTGAACATGGCAGCAAAGCTTATCATGGGAACGGAAATCCGCGAGACGATTCTCAACGAGATTTCTGCCGAGGTCGCCGAAATCAAGGAAAAACATGGTGTCGTGCCCGGGCTGGTGACGATTCTGGTGGGCGAAAGCCCCGCCTCGATTTCCTACGTCACGCTCAAGATTCAAACCGCTCATCGGGTCGGCTTCCACGAGGTTCAGGACAGCCAGCCGGACACCATTTCCGAGCAGGATCTGCTGGCTCTGATCAAAAAGTACAACGAGGACGACGCCATCAACGGCATCCTGGTGCAGCTGCCGCTGCCCAAACACATTGATGAAAAGAAAGTGCTCAACGCCATCGACCCCGACAAGGATGTGGACGGCTTTCACCCGGTCAACGTCGGCCGGTTGATGATCGGCGGCGGTGAAGTCAAGTTCCCGCCCTGCACCCCGGCGGGCATCCAGGAGATGATCGTGCGCGCCGGCGTTGAAACCAGCGGTGCCGAGGTCGTCGTGGTGGGCCGCTCCAACATCGTCGGCAAGCCCATCGCCAACATGATGCTGCAGAAGGGCCCGGGGGCCAATTCGACGGTGACCGTGGTTCACACGCGCACCAAGGATATGGCCGCCCACTGCAAGCGCGC
Protein-coding regions in this window:
- the folD gene encoding bifunctional methylenetetrahydrofolate dehydrogenase/methenyltetrahydrofolate cyclohydrolase FolD; the encoded protein is MAAKLIMGTEIRETILNEISAEVAEIKEKHGVVPGLVTILVGESPASISYVTLKIQTAHRVGFHEVQDSQPDTISEQDLLALIKKYNEDDAINGILVQLPLPKHIDEKKVLNAIDPDKDVDGFHPVNVGRLMIGGGEVKFPPCTPAGIQEMIVRAGVETSGAEVVVVGRSNIVGKPIANMMLQKGPGANSTVTVVHTRTKDMAAHCKRADILIVAAGVPDLVKPEWIKPGACVIDVGVNRVGEKISPKTGKKIAILKGDVDFDAAKEIAGWITPVPGGVGPMTITMLMKNTLKSLKFKLGIA